Within the Halarcobacter mediterraneus genome, the region TATCATAGTAGTGTTATAAAAAGTGAAAATGAAAATATTAAAATAGCAAGATATAATGATAGCTTGCCTTTAAAGCAATTTATAAAAAAAGTTTCAAATATTTTAAAAGATGGAGGCAAATTCTTTTTCTGTTATGATGTAAAACAATTAGATGATATAATAGTTTATTTAAAAGAGTATAAATTAAATATTGAATCATTACAATTTGTTCATCCAAAAAAGCATAAAGATGCTACTTTAGTTTTGGTTTATGCTAGAAAAAATTCTAAATCTCTATTAAATGTTTTAAAACCTTTAGTTGTTTTTGAAAATGAAGATTTTACACAAGAGGTTCAAGAAATATATAAAAAATCTTCAACACATAGTATAAAAGTAGAAATATGAGTTTAGTTAGAAAAGATGGGTATGATTTTGCTTTTAATCCAAAAGGTTGCGAAACTTGTGAGGGAAATTGTTGCATAGGAGAAAGTGGCAATATTTGGGTTAATAAGCAAGAAATAGAAAATTTAA harbors:
- a CDS encoding tRNA1(Val) (adenine(37)-N6)-methyltransferase; this translates as MLLYQPSNGYCYNSDTHFLHNFISENLKKFKNIKGNLLDIGSGSGILGLLVARDYDRLKLNQCEIQDAFQELSYKNAQCNKIETFLYKGSFLDLEFDKFFDICVSNPPFYHSSVIKSENENIKIARYNDSLPLKQFIKKVSNILKDGGKFFFCYDVKQLDDIIVYLKEYKLNIESLQFVHPKKHKDATLVLVYARKNSKSLLNVLKPLVVFENEDFTQEVQEIYKKSSTHSIKVEI